Proteins co-encoded in one Gadus morhua chromosome 6, gadMor3.0, whole genome shotgun sequence genomic window:
- the prdm12b gene encoding PR domain zinc finger protein 12b isoform X2 — protein MGSVLPAQSLALKTAFKPQPLSLADVITSDILHSFLYGRWRHVLGEHHHLLEDRNAPSASPKTAFTAEVLAQSFSGEVQKLSSLVLPTEVIIAQSSVPGEGLGIFSKTWIKAGTEMGPFTGRLISPEHVDLYKNNNLMWEVFNEDGSVRYFIDASQEDQRSWMTYIKCARNEQEQNLEVVQIGSSIFYKAVETIPPDQELLVWYGNSQNTFLGIPGVPGGEEEQSKKSKTGNVELLFLIGPDEFHSCDGSSSSSSSSSSSSAAAAAAAAAAAAMMTAGRMRCVICHRGFNSRSNLRSHMRIHTLDKPFVCRFCNRRFSQSSTLRNHVRLHTGERPYKCHVCQSAYSQLAGLRAHQKSARHRPSGIAMAAGAGGGVQGAHSPPTPHPPPQMSGVPHPASLVHHMPNMPTMVL, from the exons ATGGGCTCCGTGCTGCCCGCCCAGTCCCTCGCACTCAAGACCGCCTTCAAGCCGCAGCCTCTCTCGCTGGCGGACGTCATCACCTCCGACATCCTGCACAGTTTCCTTTACGGGAGGTGGAGGCACGTGCTCGGCGAGCACCACCACCTACTCGAGGACCGGAACGCCCCGAGCGCGAGCCCTAAAACGGCCTTCACGGCGGAGGTCCTGGCGCAGTCCTTCTCTGGAG AAGTGCAGAAGTTGTCCAGCCTTGTTCTTCCAACTGAAGTGATAATCGCCCAGAGTTCAGTTCCAG GCGAAGGCCTGGGGATCTTCTCAAAGACCTGGATCAAGGCTGGGACCGAGATGGGTCCTTTCACAGGCCGCCTCATCTCTCCGGAACATGTGGACCTGTACAAGAACAACAACCTCATGTGGGAG GTGTTCAACGAGGACGGCAGCGTGCGCTACTTCATCGACGCCAGccaggaggaccagaggagcTGGATGACCTACATCAAGTGCGCCCGCAACGAGCAGGAGCAGAACCTAGAGGTGGTGCAGATCGGCAGCAGCATCTTCTACAAGGCTGTGGAG ACCATTCCCCCAGACCAGGAGCTTCTGGTGTGGTACGGAAACTCCCAGAACACCTTCCTTGGAATACCGGGTGtcccaggaggagaggaggagcagagcaaGAAGAGCAAGACTGG AAACGTTGAACTCTtgtttctgattggtccagacGAGTTCCACTCCTGCGAcggctcctcgtcctcctcctcctcgtcctcctcgtcgtcggcggcggctgcggcggctgcggcAGCAGCGGCCGCCATGATGACGGCGGGGCGCATGCGCTGCGTCATCTGCCACCGCGGCTTCAACTCCCGCAGCAACCTGCGCTCCCACATGCGCATCCACACGCTGGACAAGCCCTTCGTCTGCCGCTTCTGCAACCGCCGCTTCAGCCAGTCGTCCACCCTGCGCAACCACGTGCGCCTGCACACAGGCGAGCGGCCCTACAAGTGCCACGTGTGCCAGTCGGCCTACTCCCAGCTGGCGGGGCTGCGTGCGCACCAGAAGAGCGCCCGGCACCGGCCCAGCGGCATCGCCATGGCCGCCGGTGCCGGGGGCGGAGTGCAGGGCGCGCACTCGCCTCCCACTCCTCACCCGCCGCCGCAGATGAGCGGCGTGCCTCACCCGGCCTCTCTCGTGCACCACATGCCCAACATGCCCACCATGGTGCTGTAG
- the prdm12b gene encoding PR domain zinc finger protein 12b isoform X1, with protein MGSVLPAQSLALKTAFKPQPLSLADVITSDILHSFLYGRWRHVLGEHHHLLEDRNAPSASPKTAFTAEVLAQSFSGEVQKLSSLVLPTEVIIAQSSVPGEGLGIFSKTWIKAGTEMGPFTGRLISPEHVDLYKNNNLMWEVFNEDGSVRYFIDASQEDQRSWMTYIKCARNEQEQNLEVVQIGSSIFYKAVETIPPDQELLVWYGNSQNTFLGIPGVPGGEEEQSKKSKTDEFHSCDGSSSSSSSSSSSSAAAAAAAAAAAAMMTAGRMRCVICHRGFNSRSNLRSHMRIHTLDKPFVCRFCNRRFSQSSTLRNHVRLHTGERPYKCHVCQSAYSQLAGLRAHQKSARHRPSGIAMAAGAGGGVQGAHSPPTPHPPPQMSGVPHPASLVHHMPNMPTMVL; from the exons ATGGGCTCCGTGCTGCCCGCCCAGTCCCTCGCACTCAAGACCGCCTTCAAGCCGCAGCCTCTCTCGCTGGCGGACGTCATCACCTCCGACATCCTGCACAGTTTCCTTTACGGGAGGTGGAGGCACGTGCTCGGCGAGCACCACCACCTACTCGAGGACCGGAACGCCCCGAGCGCGAGCCCTAAAACGGCCTTCACGGCGGAGGTCCTGGCGCAGTCCTTCTCTGGAG AAGTGCAGAAGTTGTCCAGCCTTGTTCTTCCAACTGAAGTGATAATCGCCCAGAGTTCAGTTCCAG GCGAAGGCCTGGGGATCTTCTCAAAGACCTGGATCAAGGCTGGGACCGAGATGGGTCCTTTCACAGGCCGCCTCATCTCTCCGGAACATGTGGACCTGTACAAGAACAACAACCTCATGTGGGAG GTGTTCAACGAGGACGGCAGCGTGCGCTACTTCATCGACGCCAGccaggaggaccagaggagcTGGATGACCTACATCAAGTGCGCCCGCAACGAGCAGGAGCAGAACCTAGAGGTGGTGCAGATCGGCAGCAGCATCTTCTACAAGGCTGTGGAG ACCATTCCCCCAGACCAGGAGCTTCTGGTGTGGTACGGAAACTCCCAGAACACCTTCCTTGGAATACCGGGTGtcccaggaggagaggaggagcagagcaaGAAGAGCAAGACTG acGAGTTCCACTCCTGCGAcggctcctcgtcctcctcctcctcgtcctcctcgtcgtcggcggcggctgcggcggctgcggcAGCAGCGGCCGCCATGATGACGGCGGGGCGCATGCGCTGCGTCATCTGCCACCGCGGCTTCAACTCCCGCAGCAACCTGCGCTCCCACATGCGCATCCACACGCTGGACAAGCCCTTCGTCTGCCGCTTCTGCAACCGCCGCTTCAGCCAGTCGTCCACCCTGCGCAACCACGTGCGCCTGCACACAGGCGAGCGGCCCTACAAGTGCCACGTGTGCCAGTCGGCCTACTCCCAGCTGGCGGGGCTGCGTGCGCACCAGAAGAGCGCCCGGCACCGGCCCAGCGGCATCGCCATGGCCGCCGGTGCCGGGGGCGGAGTGCAGGGCGCGCACTCGCCTCCCACTCCTCACCCGCCGCCGCAGATGAGCGGCGTGCCTCACCCGGCCTCTCTCGTGCACCACATGCCCAACATGCCCACCATGGTGCTGTAG